The genomic DNA CGACCTCGCCTGCCAAGGCGACCGTGTCATCGAAATGGGTCGGGATCGAAGCGATGAAGTCGGTGCACTTCTGCTCTTGCCGGTAGGCGGAGGGACTGTCGGAATACATCTGCAGCGGAGACTCGTACATGATGTACATGGCCAGCTGGTGGACGCGCGTACCCTTGCTCATGGGAGCGTTGTTGATGGGAGCGAACTTGTCCTGGGTCACATTGGTCATGGCTCCAGGAGTGTAGTCCATGGGCCCGGCCATCATGCGGATGAACGGGATGCTCACCGCATAGCGCGGGGCGTCCTCGTCAGCCCATTTCACGTTCTCCAGGCCTTTCACCCCTTCGTAGCCGACCACGTTGGGATAGGTGCGCTGCAGGCCGGTGGGGGCGAAGACGCCATGGTAGTCGACCAGCAAGCGATGCTCCGCCGCCTTGGCCGCGATCTCGTAGGTGGAGGCCACCGCCACTTGGTCGTCGCGATCGATGAAGTCGATCTTCAAACCGGCCACTCCCATCTTTTCGTAAAGCGGGAAAACCGTCTCCATGCTTTCCGTCACCGCGAACCAGGACGCCCAGACGATGACGCCCACTCCGCGCTGCTTGCCATAGTCGATGAGCTCCGGCAGGTCCACCTCGGGCGAATAATCGGTCAGGTCGTTCTTATCGGTCCAACCCCAGTCGATGATTATGTACGGGGCGTTGTTTTCCGCGGCGAAATCGATGTAGTGCTTGTAGGTACGGGTGTTCTGACCGGAAACGAAATCGACGCCCCACAGGTTGTAGTCGTTCCACCAATCCCAGGACACCAGGCCGGTCCTGATCCATGAGGTGTCCTCGATGCGGGACGGCGAGGCCAGCTTCTGCACGATGTCGATGTCGAGCAGCTCCTTGTCCTGCTCGCTCACCACCACCACCCGCCAAGGAAAGCTGCGGCTCCCGGAGGTCTTGGCGATGTAGTCGGCCCGCTTCGTGGGGATGACGTTCATCTCCTCGTAGCCGCCCTTTTTCGTTTCCAGAGGATAGCGAGCGAAGACGCCGCTCAACCCCATCCCGGTGTCGTTGAGATCCAAATACATGCCAGGGTAGTCCTCCAAGTCCGCTTCCAGGATCACCGCCTTCTTGCCTTGGCCCACATCGACCAGCATGGGCGTCATGGCGTAGGAGCCCTCCTTCCATTCCGACAGCGGCGTTTCATCGTAGAGCGCCTCGAAAGAGGAGTTGAAAATCTCGCCGCCCCGGTAGTCCCACATGTAGGGGATGAACGCAGGGTGATCCGAAGTGAAATTGAAACGCGCCTCCTCGTCCTTCACCACGATTTCACCATCGCGATCGGTCACGAACCGATAGGCCACCGCTTCATCGTAAACCCGAAACTCCAGGGCGAAGTCGCCTTCGAACTGCAAGGTCAACATCTGGTAGCGGTCAGGCACCACCGCTCGGGTGTAGTTCAGGGTCTCGAAGCGAGTATCGACCTCGTCCCTCAAAGCGGAGGCGAGCTTGGGCGCCTGGCCCAAGACCTCTCCGCCGCCCAGTCGCATCGCAATGCTGGACGGAGCGATGATCGTCTGCCTGTCGTGCTTCAAGGACCAGCGGATCTCGTCGGCCACCTCGACCTGCAACCGCAGCTGCCCGTCAGGCGACGACGCCTCGAAGGGCGAGGAATGATCTAACGCTAAAGCAGTGGAGCTCAAACCGAGCAGGGCAAGCAGTGTGGACTTCATAGGGATAAGGGGGATAGGGGTTCGAAGCGGGCTTGGAAGGAACGGCCGATTGGCATCCTTTCAACAGCCGCGACCTTGAGAGGCAATTCCCCGCATGGCCACACCAAAAAGGCAGGGCTCGAGCGCCGGGCGAGCGGCGCAAGCCCGTTCCGAGAAGCGAAGCGACGCCCGCTTCGCCGCCGCCCAATCGATTCCCCCATCTTTGAAGTTGCCCTGCCGCCAACAACAGTGCACCCGTTCGCATGGACTTCTATTTCGAGTGCTACAGCGAGCTTTCGCTGCAACGTTTCATGGTCTCCGACAAGCCGCGTACCGACGCCTTCGCCGAAGCCATCAAAGAGGTTGTGAAAGGCGGCGAACGCGTGCTGGACATCGGCACCGGGACCGGCTTGCTAGCCATGCTGGCCGCCAAAGCGGGAGCTTCCTCCGTCTACGCGCTCGATCATTCCGACATCGCCAAGGTCGCCAAGGTGGTGGTGGAAAACAACCACCTCGAGGACAAGGTGGAGGTCATCCAAGGGCACGCTTCCGAATTCCAACTCTCCGAGCCCGTGGATCTGATCGTGAGCGAATGGCTAGGCCACTTCGCCTTCGTGGAATCCATGCTGGACGACGTCATCGACTGCCGCGACCAAAACCTCAGCCCCGAGGGCTCCATGCTGCCTTCAGGAGTGGAAGTTCTGCTGGCCCCCATCGACTCGCCTTTGCTCTACGACGACGAAGGCCCCGGCCAATGGATTCCACCAGTGCATGGCATCGATTTCTCCTGCTTGGAGGAGCTGGAGGTCAAACAGGCCATCGCCATCAAGACCACCGTAGCGCCCTACGATCTACTGGCCCCAGGGCAGCCCATCATCTCCGTCGACCTGAAAACCGCCACCAAGGACCATCCCTACCAGGCGGGCGAGGTCTCCTTCACCATGCAACGCGACGGGCGCCTTGACGGCTTCGCGGGCTGGTTCGTGGCCCAGCTTTCCCCTTCGGTGAAATTGGATACCGGACCCGACGCCCCTACCACCCACTGGCAGCAGAGCTTCCTCGCCATCGAACCCTTCGACGTAGCGGAGGGGCAAGTCATCACCGTGCGCTACTACCTCTCCAAACATCCCGCCGACCGCCGCAGCGTCGAGCTGAAGCTCAGCGTCGAAGAGCAGTCCTACAACTACACCATCGGCTAGTCGCAACGTCCCGTGAGCGCCGGCGCCGCATCCAGGGCGAAGAGCATTCTTCTGAGTTGAAAACTGAGGAAAATTGCCTAGAGTGGTCGTATCCTTCAACTCAGATAATTGCCTAACCCACACAAGTATGGATGCCAAAACTCGCGCGATTGTCGCGTACCTCACGATCATCGGCTGGGTGATCGCCCTGATTCAGAACAATCCTAAAGACAAACTTGCTTCCTTCCACCTCCGCCAGATGCTCGGCATCATGCTCCTGGGCCTCGCGTCGGTCGTGATCACCTCGATCCCGCTATTCGGCTGGCTCGTCGGCCTGGTCGGCTATTTCGCCGCATTCATCCTTTGGATCATCGGCTTCATCAACGCCATCAACGGCGAGCAAAAGCCCGTGCCCGGCGCTGGCATCTACTTCCAGGACTGGTTTAAAAACCTCTAGGACGCCACCGGCACCTTTTCTTGAAACACCCCGCCTTCTCGGAGGCGGGGTTCTTTCGTATCCAAATCCCTAGAGCTGCGTTGAACGGCGGGGGGCCGACCCGCCTTTTCCTATCAAGCGATTCGGAGTCATTCCTACTTCAGCCAAGGCTTGCCGAGCGGCAGCACCACGCGACCGAAAACCTGGGTGTAGATGGCGCTGGCCATCATGTAGAGAGCCCCGAAGGCGCAAAACATTAGCTCGTAGCCGGCCACCACCGTCAGGTGAGGATAGCCGAAGTGAGCCAGATCCAGCAGGATAAAACCGATCAGCAGCAAGACAAAGGTCAAGGCCATGGCCGTACTGATGCGCATCGCGGGGATCAGCATGATCACCGTATAGAGGGTGAAGCTCACCAGAAACC from Pelagicoccus sp. SDUM812003 includes the following:
- a CDS encoding 50S ribosomal protein L11 methyltransferase; this encodes MDFYFECYSELSLQRFMVSDKPRTDAFAEAIKEVVKGGERVLDIGTGTGLLAMLAAKAGASSVYALDHSDIAKVAKVVVENNHLEDKVEVIQGHASEFQLSEPVDLIVSEWLGHFAFVESMLDDVIDCRDQNLSPEGSMLPSGVEVLLAPIDSPLLYDDEGPGQWIPPVHGIDFSCLEELEVKQAIAIKTTVAPYDLLAPGQPIISVDLKTATKDHPYQAGEVSFTMQRDGRLDGFAGWFVAQLSPSVKLDTGPDAPTTHWQQSFLAIEPFDVAEGQVITVRYYLSKHPADRRSVELKLSVEEQSYNYTIG
- a CDS encoding glycoside hydrolase family 97 protein; its protein translation is MKSTLLALLGLSSTALALDHSSPFEASSPDGQLRLQVEVADEIRWSLKHDRQTIIAPSSIAMRLGGGEVLGQAPKLASALRDEVDTRFETLNYTRAVVPDRYQMLTLQFEGDFALEFRVYDEAVAYRFVTDRDGEIVVKDEEARFNFTSDHPAFIPYMWDYRGGEIFNSSFEALYDETPLSEWKEGSYAMTPMLVDVGQGKKAVILEADLEDYPGMYLDLNDTGMGLSGVFARYPLETKKGGYEEMNVIPTKRADYIAKTSGSRSFPWRVVVVSEQDKELLDIDIVQKLASPSRIEDTSWIRTGLVSWDWWNDYNLWGVDFVSGQNTRTYKHYIDFAAENNAPYIIIDWGWTDKNDLTDYSPEVDLPELIDYGKQRGVGVIVWASWFAVTESMETVFPLYEKMGVAGLKIDFIDRDDQVAVASTYEIAAKAAEHRLLVDYHGVFAPTGLQRTYPNVVGYEGVKGLENVKWADEDAPRYAVSIPFIRMMAGPMDYTPGAMTNVTQDKFAPINNAPMSKGTRVHQLAMYIMYESPLQMYSDSPSAYRQEQKCTDFIASIPTHFDDTVALAGEVGEYAALARRRGDAWFVAAMTNWEPRDLSLPLDFLEPGDYRMVVFRDGLNANRVASDYVKETLTVQAGEVVKASLAGGGGWAARIEPLP